A portion of the Osmerus mordax isolate fOsmMor3 chromosome 22, fOsmMor3.pri, whole genome shotgun sequence genome contains these proteins:
- the pjvk gene encoding pejvakin isoform X2, whose product MFAAATKNFVKQVGDTGRLIPVPSLSEADRYQPLSLVTRKRKRHFWKKTKYASTPFSLKDILVGEKEITAGVSSYQLLNYEDKSDVSLNGRLGNHLMNDVGFNISGSDSVAVKASFGIVTKHEVEVPTLLRELTSRKVDLDHCLVRQSKESGRSVLCVVMESIRTTRQCSLTVHAGMRGTTMRFQIDDGRNPKGRDKAIVIPAHTTIAFSIFELYVRIDGRLDDRTFEELTQSDTYMDDVVTDYYEKAASMTDLSTTYLREGSHTRVNLLNHNIPKGPCSLCGMGHQRRETVYGCLECSTGGQKYVRLHVVPCFDLWHKTLR is encoded by the exons ATGTTTGCAGCGGCAACGAAGAACTTTGTGAAGCAGGTCGGGGACACAGGGCGTCTGATCCCCGTGCCAAGCTTGAGTGAAGCTGACCGCTACCAGCCCCTTAGCCTGGTCacgagaaagaggaagaggcatTTCTGGAAGAAAACAAAATATGCCTCAACCCCATTCTCACTAAAAGACATCCTGGTGGGTGAGAAAGAGATCACAGCAG GTGTGTCATCCTACCAACTCCTCAACTATGAGGACAAGTCAGACGTGTCCCTAAACGGCAGACTTGGGAACCACCTGATGAATGATGTGGGATTCAACATCAGTGGGTCGGACTCTGTGGCAGTCAAAGCCTCCTTTGGGATCGTCACCAAGCACGAGGTGGAGGTGCCAACTCTACTCAGGGAACTCACCTCCAG GAAGGTGGATCTGGATCACTGCCTCGTTCGTCAGTCCAAGGAAAGTGGGCGGAgtgttctctgtgttgtcatggAAAGTATACGCACCACACGCCAGTGTTCTCTCACCGTCCATGCAGGCATGCGAGGGACTACTATgagg TTTCAGATCGACGATGGTCGGAACCCCAAAGGGCGAGACAAGGCCATAGTTATCCCAGCTCACACCACCATAGCATTCAGCATATTTGAGCTTTATGTTCGAATCGATGGCCGACTAG aTGACCGGACATTCGAGGAGCTCACCCAATCAGACACCTACATGGATGACGTGGTGACTGACTACTATGAGAAAGCAGCCAGCATGACAGACCTGTCTACTACCTACCTGAGGGAGGGCTCACACACCCGTGTCAACCTCCTCAACCATAACATCCCGAAAGGTCCATGCTCTCTCTGCGGCATGGGACACCAGCGGAGGGAGACGGTCTACGGCTGTCTGGAGTGCTCCACCGGCGGGCAGAAGTACGTCCGGCTCCACGTGGTGCCCTGCTTTGACCTGTGGCACAAAACGCTGAGGTGA
- the LOC136966306 gene encoding uncharacterized protein: MAAICQPRRALMEICPPQPKIAARIRRSYMEILSSRLDPLSANSRSRNLNISSRRGQSLDTTLTRPLSLHDDHSDKMEDNQAVLSKQQLVQHIKSLITKQSQRQHAQIPTSDLKLLQEDLHLKKANVYRSIPYSRLESNRDAHCYRKAFPHLVAFKVSCQEGGRALLQMEDWDSVLEHALVAWRYTSELPQWDTSSHNTVREQCFSVLAAHCLTSLQHQPPLLSRATELLRRFKMAQVHSSIIVPCIQELQRILRQAQESATNH; the protein is encoded by the exons atggCAGCCATTTGTCAGCCCAGACGTGCCTTGATGGAAATTTGTCCTCCACAGCCCAAAATTGCAG CCCGGATACGAAGGTCCTATATGGAGATTCTGAGTTCCCGATTGGACCCGTTGTCTGCCAACAGCAGAAGCAGGAACCTGAACATCAGTTCTAGGCGTGGGCAGTCGT TAGATACAACCCTCACCAGACCACTCAGTCTCCATGATGACCACAGTGACAAGATGGAGGACAATCAGGCTGTTCTCTCAAAGCAGCAGCTGGTGCAGCACATCAAATCCCTTATCACTAAACAG TCACAGAGACAGCACGCCCAGATACCAACCTCAGACTTGAAACTCTTACAAGAGGACCTTCACCTAAAGAAGGCCAACGTCTACAGGTCTATACCGTACTCACGTCTGGAGTCAAACAGAGATGCACACTGCTACAGAAAGGCCTTCCCACACTTGGTGGCATTTAAA GTTTCATgccaggaaggaggaagagcacTGCTACAGATGGAGGACTGGGACTCGGTCCTGGAGCATGCCCTAGTGGCATGGCGGTACACGAGCGAGTTGCCCCAGTGGGACACCAGCAGCCACAACACAGTGAGGGAGCAGTGTTTCAGCGTGTTGGCTGCACACTGCCTCACTTCTCTCCAGCACCAGCCCCCTCTGCTGAGCAGAGCCACAGAGCTCCTTAGACG CTTTAAGATGGCACAAGTGCACAGCTCGATAATTGTGCCCTGCATTCAGGAGTTGCAGAGGATCCTAAGGCAAGCTCAGGAATCTGCCACAAACCATTGA
- the LOC136966075 gene encoding uncharacterized protein, giving the protein MNSKMFIVLLVLVNTVKATESNTISLKVGDQLALPGGINKPVTQILWKLNANKVVEWDPFFDITVYGEFKKRTTLDIATGNISIRDVRTSDSGMFSFEFNHTQHKSFKIAVIDEVPTPRINFTCDTPMTSCSLTCVGDVAGAGTVIYNWKADGAKLDVSDKTHITENNNTEAFTCMMENSVSQKESASHKNPLYSPVPTPSVGYGLTPKTHLGILLFSLFITVIFVLVFIHKWKSGVWFYETDSMPWETDFWRKQGNSGDQESPEINQSEKGVKAGAAVDAVPEGPNEEDKLMTS; this is encoded by the exons ATGAACTCTAAGATGTTTATTGTGTTACTCGTTCTGGTAAATACTGTGAAGGCGACCGAATCAA ATACCATTTCCTTAAAAGTTGGCGACCAGCTTGCGCTTCCAGGTGGAATAAATAAGCCTGTAACTCAAATCCTTTGGAAACTAAACGCCAACAAGGTGGTAGAGTGGGACCCATTCTTTGACATAACTGTGTATGGTGAATTCAAGAAACGCACAACTTTGGACATTGCCACTGGAAATATTTCAATTCGTGACGTGCGGACATCAGACAGTGGAATGTTCTCTTTTGAgttcaatcacacacaacatAAGTCATTTAAAATAGCAGTGATCG ACGAAGTACCCACACCCAGAATTAACTTTACCTGTGACACACCCATGACCTCATGCTCTCTTACCTGTGTGGGAGACGTCGCTGGAGCCGGGACAGTGATCTACAACTGGAAAGCAGATGGAGCGAAACTCGATGTTTCAGACAAAACCCATATCACTGAAAATAACAATACTGAAGCATTCACCTGTATGATGGAGAACAGTGTGAGCCAGAAGGAGAGTGCATCCCACAAAAACCCATTGTATTCTCCTGTTCCGACTCCTTCAG TGGGATATGGATTGACACCAAAGACCCATCTTGGTATTTTACTCTTTAGTTTGTTCATCACTGTAATCTTTGTGCTCGTCTTCATTCACAAATGGAAATCAG GAGTTTGGTTCTATGAGACAG ACTCCATGCCTTGGGAAACAG ACTTTTGGAGAAAACAGGGAAACTCTG GTGACCAAGAGTCCCCGGAGatcaaccaatcagagaagGGCGTTAAAGCTGGAGCTGCTGTGGATGCAGTACCAGAGGGGCCAAATGAAG AAGACAAACTGATGACTTCATGA
- the pjvk gene encoding pejvakin isoform X1: MFAAATKNFVKQVGDTGRLIPVPSLSEADRYQPLSLVTRKRKRHFWKKTKYASTPFSLKDILVGEKEITAGVSSYQLLNYEDKSDVSLNGRLGNHLMNDVGFNISGSDSVAVKASFGIVTKHEVEVPTLLRELTSRKVDLDHCLVRQSKESGRSVLCVVMESIRTTRQCSLTVHAGMRGTTMRFQIDDGRNPKGRDKAIVIPAHTTIAFSIFELYVRIDGRLDICVAPDSLGGFEKEQIREQLGGFIGRFSMGRLRRFLSGIVYGNPFRADDRTFEELTQSDTYMDDVVTDYYEKAASMTDLSTTYLREGSHTRVNLLNHNIPKGPCSLCGMGHQRRETVYGCLECSTGGQKYVRLHVVPCFDLWHKTLR, translated from the exons ATGTTTGCAGCGGCAACGAAGAACTTTGTGAAGCAGGTCGGGGACACAGGGCGTCTGATCCCCGTGCCAAGCTTGAGTGAAGCTGACCGCTACCAGCCCCTTAGCCTGGTCacgagaaagaggaagaggcatTTCTGGAAGAAAACAAAATATGCCTCAACCCCATTCTCACTAAAAGACATCCTGGTGGGTGAGAAAGAGATCACAGCAG GTGTGTCATCCTACCAACTCCTCAACTATGAGGACAAGTCAGACGTGTCCCTAAACGGCAGACTTGGGAACCACCTGATGAATGATGTGGGATTCAACATCAGTGGGTCGGACTCTGTGGCAGTCAAAGCCTCCTTTGGGATCGTCACCAAGCACGAGGTGGAGGTGCCAACTCTACTCAGGGAACTCACCTCCAG GAAGGTGGATCTGGATCACTGCCTCGTTCGTCAGTCCAAGGAAAGTGGGCGGAgtgttctctgtgttgtcatggAAAGTATACGCACCACACGCCAGTGTTCTCTCACCGTCCATGCAGGCATGCGAGGGACTACTATgagg TTTCAGATCGACGATGGTCGGAACCCCAAAGGGCGAGACAAGGCCATAGTTATCCCAGCTCACACCACCATAGCATTCAGCATATTTGAGCTTTATGTTCGAATCGATGGCCGACTAG ACATATGTGTGGCCCCGGATTCACTGGGTGGATTTGAAAAGGAGCAGATCAGAGAACAGCTGGGAGGCTTCATTGGTCGCTTCTCTATGGGACGCCTACGAAGGTTCTTATCCGGAATCGTCTACGGCAACCCCTtcagagcag aTGACCGGACATTCGAGGAGCTCACCCAATCAGACACCTACATGGATGACGTGGTGACTGACTACTATGAGAAAGCAGCCAGCATGACAGACCTGTCTACTACCTACCTGAGGGAGGGCTCACACACCCGTGTCAACCTCCTCAACCATAACATCCCGAAAGGTCCATGCTCTCTCTGCGGCATGGGACACCAGCGGAGGGAGACGGTCTACGGCTGTCTGGAGTGCTCCACCGGCGGGCAGAAGTACGTCCGGCTCCACGTGGTGCCCTGCTTTGACCTGTGGCACAAAACGCTGAGGTGA